The following is a genomic window from Pseudomonas promysalinigenes.
AGCAACAGCGCACAGCAGAACATGTCGACCGGCAAAATGCGCTTGAGCTTGGCATTCATCTCCCGCAGCATCTGCGCCAGGCCGTAGCCCTTGGCGGTCATGCCGTAGAACACTTCAGCCAGTGGCATTGCCCCGACAGCGGCGGGTAACCCATGGCCGGTGAAATCGCCGAGCAGCACGTGCATGTCACCGGCTGGGGTGAACGCGGCCAGCAGCAGGTCACCATTGAACAAAGCATAGGGCGACTGTAGGTAACGGATGTTCGGCGCGGTGATGCAGCCGGAGTGTGCGACCTTGTCGAAAACTGCCTTGGCCACCCGCTGCTCGTTGAGCAGGTGATGATGGTGGCGAGCGATCTGGTCGCGCTGCTCCAGAACTGTGGCCTGCAGGCGGCGCAGGCGGTCCATCGCGCGGATCTTGGCGCCCAGAATCACTGCGCTGTAGGGCTTGGCCATGAAGTCGTCACCGCCGGCCTCCAGGCATCGCACCAGGGCGTCCTCCTCGCTGAGGGAGGTCAGGAAGATGATCGGCACCAACGCTTCGCCCGCCAGTGCCTTGATCTGCCGCGCGGCCTCAAAACCGTCCATCACCGGCATGAGGGCATCGAGCAGCACCAGCTGCGGGCGCTGCTGGGCAAACAGCGCGACGGCTTGTTCACCATTTTCCGCGGTGAATACCTGGTGGCCCTGGCGACGGACAATCTGTGCCAGTAGCAGACGATCGACTGCTCCATCCTCTGCCACCAGCACGGTCAACGCCTGTTCGGCCGGCATCTGGGCACTCAACTGATATCGAACAATTTTTCGAAATTGGAGATGGCCAGGATCTTGCGAACATCGGAACTGGCATGTACCACACGCACGTCCGAATCGTCACCGCCGGCGTGGTCGCGCAGCAACAGCAGCATGCCCAGCGCAGAGCTGTCCAAGTAGGTAGCATCCTTGAGGTCTACCACCACAGAGTCGGGCTTTTGCGGTTGACGTTCGTAGGCATCACGAAATTCTTGATGCTTGCCGAAGTCGAAACGGCCCTTGACCTTGATCGTGAGTTTTTTGCCGTCCTGCGAAAAATCAGTCTCGACTGCCATGCTAGCGATTCCTTCGATGATGGCGAATGCAACTCTTCAAGGTTTAGCAGGCCAACGCAGGGGTAGCAAGCTAGCCTGCAGCGGCTTGTTCGCGGGTCCACCCGCCTCACTCGGATGTGAGCTCAAACCTGTGGTAGAGGTTTAAGCCGCGAGGAGGACGGCACTTCGCTAATAGCGCTACGCGCGGCCCAGGCTACAAATGACCTTGCCTGGGCAACCGCTGCGACAACTCATCCAGCAACCGCTGCTCGCGCTTGTCTTCGGCGCGGCGAGCCTCGTCCATGTAGCGCTGCACCAGCTTGCGCAGGCCCTCGACCCGAGCGTAGGCCTGCTGCCAGGTGCCTCGGGCGTTTTTGAGGTTGTTTTCGTGCCAGATCAGGCTCTGGCGCTGCTGGGTCATGGCAGTTTCCAGCTGGGCCAGAAAGCGCTGGTAGTTGAGCAGCCAGCTACCGTTCACACCCTGCCCGCCGCGGTCGATCCACTGCGCTTGATAGCCTTCGCGGAACGACTCCAGCTCAGCCAGTTTGGCCTGGGCCTGTACCACCTGCTGCTGGAAGTGCCCCACGCGCTGAGCAGCTTTGCGTTCGGCCTCTTCGGCCATGTCGACCACAGGGGCCAGGCGGGCAGCGCGTCCGGGCAGGCTCATGGCTCATCAGCCCTTGGCCGGAGGCGTGAAGATCGCCGCCAGCTCGCTGCGGCTTTGCTGCATGCCGACATTTTCATCCAGCCCCTGGCGCAGGAAGTCGACCAGCCGAGGCTGCAAAGCAATTGCCAGGTCGGTTTCCGGATCGCCACCGGCGACGTAGGCACCCACGCTGATCAGGTCGCGGCTTTGCGATAGCCGTGACCACAGCTGCTTGAACTTCTGCGCCTGGCGCAGGTGGTCGGCATCCACCACCTGGGGCATGACCCGGCTGATCGAGGCTTCGATGTCGATTGCCGGATAATGGCCTTCCTCGGCCAGCCGCCGGGACAACACAAAGTGACCGTCGAGCACACCCCGAGCCGAGTCGGCAATAGGGTCCTGCTGGTCATCCCCTTCGGAAAGCACGGTGTAGAACGCGGTGATCGACCCGCCACCGGGCTCACCATTACCGGCGCGCTCCACCAGTTTGGGCAGTTTGGCGAACACCGATGGAGGGTAGCCACGGGTAGCCGGGGGCTCGCCGATAGCCAACGCGATTTCGCGCTGAGCTTGGGCGAAACGGGTCAATGAGTCCATCAGCAGCAAGACGTTCTTGCCTTTATCACGGAAATATTCGGCAATCCGGGTGCAGTACATGGCTGCACGCAGACGCATCAGCGGTGCGTCGTCAGCGGGCGAGGCGACTACCACCGACCGCTTGAGCCCTTCCTCGCCGAGGATGTGCTCGATGAACTCTTTGACTTCCCGGCCCCTCTCGCCGATCAGCCCGACCACGATGATGTCCGCCTCGGTGAAGCGAGTCATCATGCCCAGCAACACTGATTTGCCCACACCGGTACCGGCGAACAGGCCCAGGCGCTGGCCACGGCCGACGGTCAGCAGGCCATTGATACTGCGAATGCCCACATCCAGCGGCTGACTGATTGGGTCACGATTAAGCGGGTTGATGATCGGCCCATCCATCGGCACCCAGTCTTCTGCGCGCATGCCACCCTTGCCATCGAGGGCGCGCCCGGCGCCGTCGAGCACGCGGCCAAGCATGCTCATGCCCATGGGCAAACGACCACTGTCGTCCAGTGGTACCACCCGCGCCCCTGGCGCGATGCCGGCAATGCTGCCCACCGGCATGAGGAATACCTTGTTGCCAGCAAAGCCCATCACCTCGGCCTCGACCTGCACCGGGTGGTAGCTGTCGTCGTTGATGACCAGGCAGCGCCCACCTACCGCCGCACGCAGGCCTTCGGCTTCAAGGGTCAGGCCGACCATGCGCAGCAGGCGGCCTTCGACCACCGCCTGCACCGGCAGCGTGATCGCGTCGGCGTAGCCGCCCAGGCGCTTGGCGAAGCTGGTGCGGTCAAGGCGCATCGTTGCTGTCCAACTCAACCGAAAGGTCCGCAGCCGCCGGGTGCAGCGCCTGATCGTGCAACTGATCGAACAGCTGCGCTACAGCTTTGTCGATACGTGTTTCCATGGTCGCATCGATGCGGCTGTGCAGCGTTTCGATCCGGCAACCGCCGGGCAACAAGGCTTCGTCCTCAAGCAGCTTCCAGCGCTCCTCATGACGCTCGCGCAGGGCCAGCGCTTGCTCGAAATCCTGTGGGTTGAGGTGAATGCGAATATTGTCGGCGCCCATCGGCAGCAGCTTCAGCGCTTCACGCAGCACACGGGTGATTTGGCTTGAGTCGCTGCGCAGTTCGCGGCCGATGACCTGGCGCGCCATGTGCGCGACCAGGTGTACCAGGCTGCGTTCGATCTGCGTGTCCTGTTCGGCGATCGGCTCCATCAGGTGCTGCATCAACTGCTCCAGGCTCGCCAGCTTGGCGCTGAGCGCTTCTTCGGCTTCCTGGCGCACTTTCAGTTGGGTGCTGTGAAAGCCCTCGCGCTCCCCGGTGGCGAAGCCCTCGTTGTAGGCTTCCTGGCGGATTGCTTCGAGCTCTTCCAGGGTCAGTGGCTGAACTTCCTCCAGCGGCACTTCCTCGACTTCTTCCTCGAGCACTTGCGGCTCAGGTTCAGGCTCAGGCTGCGGGTCGAAGCTGGGCAGCGCCCAGACGTCCACGCCCTCTAGGTCGCGGGCGCGGATCAGATCGCTAGGGTGGGATTCTTTGCTGGGCATGCTGTGTTGTTCTCAAAACCCTGTTCAGCCGAGGCCAACGCTTGTCAGCGCGGATGTATCAGCCAATGCGTCGGCAGCGACAATCGCGATATCCCGCACCGAGGCTTAGGCGGGTGAACCCGCTCCCACAACGGGCAGCCAGTGGGGAGCAAGCGGTGGCCTTAAATCATTTCCTCGGCACCTTTGCCACCGAGCACGATCTCGCCGGCCTCGGCCATGCGACGGGCGATGGTGAGGATTTCCTTCTGCGCCGTCTCCACATCACTGACCCGCACCGGGCCCTTGGCTTCGAGGTCGTCGCGCAGAAGCTCCGAGGCACGCTTGGACATGTTCTTGAAGATCTTGTCCTTGACCCGCTCGTCCGCGCCTTTGAGCGACACCACCAGCACGTCGGACGATACTTCACGCAGCAGCGCCTGGATACCACGGTCGTCTACGTCGGCCAGGTTGTTGAAGACGAACATCAAGTCTTCGATCTGCTCCGACAGGTCATTGTCGATCTCGCGGATCGAATCCATCAGCGCGCCTTCCACGGAGCTGTCGAGGAAGTTCATGATATCGGCGGCACGCTTGATACCACCCAAGGTGGTGCGCGCGGCATTGGAGTTGCCCGAGAACTGCTTCTCGAGGATCTGGTTCAGCTCCTTCAGGGCCGCAGGCTGCACGGTATTGAGCGAAGAGACACGCAGGATGATGTCCAGGCGCACTTTGTGGTCGAAGTTGCTCAGCACTTCACCGGCCTGGTCGGGGTCCAGGTATGCGACCACGATGGCCTGAATCTGCGGGTGCTCGTAGCGGATCACGTCGGCCACGGCCCGCGGCTCCATCCACTTGAGGCTGTCCAGGCCACTGGTATTGCCACCAAGCAGGATGCGATCGATCAGGCCGTTGGCCTTGTCCTCGCCAAGCGCCTGATTGAGCATCTTGCGGATATAGCCATCGGAGCCCACGCCCAGGCTGGTCTGGTCGCCGACGATTTCGACGAACTCGCTCATCACCTGCTCGACCTGCTCTCGGTGCACATTGCCCATTTGCGCCATGGCCACACCGACCCGTTGCACTTCTTTGGGACCCATGTGCCGCAGCACTTGCGCAGCATCGGTTTCACCGAGCGACAGCAGCAGGATCGCGGCTTTGTCGACACGGCTCAGCTTGGCGGTAATGGCTCGATTGTCACTCATCGGCGTTGATCCACTCTTTCACGACCTGGGCCACGCGGCCTGGGTCTTCGGCCACCAGGCCTTTGATTGCGTTGAGCTGTGCTTCGTAGCCCTCGCTGGGGCTCGGCAACAGAATGCTTGACGGGCCACCGAGGCTGACACGGTCGTTGGCCAACTCGCCATCCAGACCGATCATCCCGCCCAGTTCCATGTCGTTGTCCGCAGCAGCTTGCTTGCCGCCACCTGTGATGTTGTTGAGCACCGGACGCAGCACGCCGAACACCAGCACCAGGATGAACAGCACGCCGAGCACTTGCTTGACGATGTCCCAGAACCACGGCTGCTGATAGAACGCGATATCGGCGATCTCTTCACCACGGTCGGCGGCGAAGGGCACGTTCATTACCGTCACGCTGTCACCACGGCTGGCGTCGAAGCCTACCGCGTCCTGCACCAGGCGGGTGAAGCGCGCCAAG
Proteins encoded in this region:
- a CDS encoding STAS domain-containing protein: MAVETDFSQDGKKLTIKVKGRFDFGKHQEFRDAYERQPQKPDSVVVDLKDATYLDSSALGMLLLLRDHAGGDDSDVRVVHASSDVRKILAISNFEKLFDIS
- the fliI gene encoding flagellar protein export ATPase FliI yields the protein MRLDRTSFAKRLGGYADAITLPVQAVVEGRLLRMVGLTLEAEGLRAAVGGRCLVINDDSYHPVQVEAEVMGFAGNKVFLMPVGSIAGIAPGARVVPLDDSGRLPMGMSMLGRVLDGAGRALDGKGGMRAEDWVPMDGPIINPLNRDPISQPLDVGIRSINGLLTVGRGQRLGLFAGTGVGKSVLLGMMTRFTEADIIVVGLIGERGREVKEFIEHILGEEGLKRSVVVASPADDAPLMRLRAAMYCTRIAEYFRDKGKNVLLLMDSLTRFAQAQREIALAIGEPPATRGYPPSVFAKLPKLVERAGNGEPGGGSITAFYTVLSEGDDQQDPIADSARGVLDGHFVLSRRLAEEGHYPAIDIEASISRVMPQVVDADHLRQAQKFKQLWSRLSQSRDLISVGAYVAGGDPETDLAIALQPRLVDFLRQGLDENVGMQQSRSELAAIFTPPAKG
- the fliH gene encoding flagellar assembly protein FliH, encoding MPSKESHPSDLIRARDLEGVDVWALPSFDPQPEPEPEPQVLEEEVEEVPLEEVQPLTLEELEAIRQEAYNEGFATGEREGFHSTQLKVRQEAEEALSAKLASLEQLMQHLMEPIAEQDTQIERSLVHLVAHMARQVIGRELRSDSSQITRVLREALKLLPMGADNIRIHLNPQDFEQALALRERHEERWKLLEDEALLPGGCRIETLHSRIDATMETRIDKAVAQLFDQLHDQALHPAAADLSVELDSNDAP
- the fliJ gene encoding flagellar export protein FliJ; this translates as MSLPGRAARLAPVVDMAEEAERKAAQRVGHFQQQVVQAQAKLAELESFREGYQAQWIDRGGQGVNGSWLLNYQRFLAQLETAMTQQRQSLIWHENNLKNARGTWQQAYARVEGLRKLVQRYMDEARRAEDKREQRLLDELSQRLPRQGHL
- the fliG gene encoding flagellar motor switch protein FliG; the protein is MSDNRAITAKLSRVDKAAILLLSLGETDAAQVLRHMGPKEVQRVGVAMAQMGNVHREQVEQVMSEFVEIVGDQTSLGVGSDGYIRKMLNQALGEDKANGLIDRILLGGNTSGLDSLKWMEPRAVADVIRYEHPQIQAIVVAYLDPDQAGEVLSNFDHKVRLDIILRVSSLNTVQPAALKELNQILEKQFSGNSNAARTTLGGIKRAADIMNFLDSSVEGALMDSIREIDNDLSEQIEDLMFVFNNLADVDDRGIQALLREVSSDVLVVSLKGADERVKDKIFKNMSKRASELLRDDLEAKGPVRVSDVETAQKEILTIARRMAEAGEIVLGGKGAEEMI